TGACGTGAAAGCCGATATACTGGCCCGCGGCACCCCTGGTTTCTCGGGCGCCGACCTGGCCAACCTGGTCAACGAGGCAGCCCTGTTTGCCGCCCGCCGCAGCAAGCGCCTGGTGGAAATGGCCGACTTCGAAGACGCGAAGGACAAGATCTACATGGGTCCTGAGCGTAAATCGATGATCATCCGCGAGGAAGAGCGTCGCAATACGGCTTACCATGAGTCCGGTCACGCAGTGGTGGCGAAATTGCTGCCAAAAGCCGATCCCGTGCACAAAGTGACGATCATGCCGCGCGGCTGGGCCCTGGGCCTGACCTGGCAGTTGCCGGAACACGACAACTTGTCCGCCTACAAGGACAAGATGCTGGAAGAAATTTCCATCCTGTTCGGTGGCCGCATCGCCGAAGAGATTTTCGTGGGACAAATGTCCACGGGCGCGTCGAACGACTTCTCGCGTGCCACCAAGCTGGCCCGTTCCATGGTGACCCGCTTCGGCATGTCCGACAGCATGGGCGTGATGGTCTACGAAGACAGCGAAAACGAAGGTTTCTTCGGTGGCGCCACCAAGACGATCTCGGAAGCGACCCAGCAAAAGGTCGATGCTGAAATCCGCAACATTCTCGACAAGCAATATGCTTTGGCGCGCACTTTGCTGGAAGGCAACCGCGACAAGGTCGAAATGATGACCAAGGCCTTGCTGGAATGGGAAACCATTGATGCAGAACAAATCAATGACATCATGGCCGGCCTGGAGCCGCGTCCACCGAAAGTCATCCCGCCACGCCGCAATGCGGGCGGTGATAGCGGCACGGGCGGCATTTCGCCCAACGTGACGGCACCAGCCTGATAACGGCCGCCCCGACGGGCGGCACGCAAGGGTATGGCAAGAACGAGGGTAAGGAGCGATCCTTGCCCTTTTTCGTTGCCGCGCCAGATTTTCATGACGACTACAAAGATTCACATGCGACACTATTTGCAATTCGGCCGTTTCGGCTTCAACCTGTCCGGCACGCAGGCGCTGGTGATGGGTATCCTGAACATCACGCCCGACTCCTTTTCCGATGCGGGCCAGTATCAACTGCTTGAATTTGCCCTCTCGCGCGCCGAGCAGATGATGGTCGACGGCGTCGACATCATCGATATCGGCGGCGAATCGAGCCGTCCCGGCGCGCCACCCTTGCCGCTGCAGGACGAGCTTGCGCGCGTCATGCCGGTGCTGTACGCCTTGCGCGACTGCGGCAAGCCCCTCTCCGTCGACACGTATAAACCCGAAGTGATGCGCGAAGCCATCCTGGCAGGCGCCGACATGATCAACGACATCAACGCTTTCCGCGCGCCGGGCGCCATCGACGCCGTGCAGGACAGCGACTGCGCGCTGTGCATCATGCACATGCAAAACGTGCCAGAAACCATGCAAGCCCAGCCCCAGTATGAAGACGTGGTGCGCGAAGTCACCGACTTCCTGCGCGAACGCATCGACACGCTGACGGCGGCCGGCATCGCCCGCGAGCGCCTGTGCGTCGACCCCGGCTTTGGCTTCGGCAAGACGGTGGAGCAGAACTATGCCTTGTTGCGCGCCACGCGCCACTTGCGCAGCGAGCTGGGCTTGCCCGTGCTGGCGGGCCTGTCGCGCAAGTCGATGATCGGCGCCGTCACGGGACGTCCCGTCGAGCAGCGCCTGGCCGGCAGTGTTGCCGGTGCGCTTGCTGCGGTAGCGCAAGGTGCAGAAATTATCCGTGTGCATGATGTAGCTGAAACCGTCGATGCGCTGAAGGTCTGGCGCATGGCACACTGAACCAGTAAGATCTATCATAAACAACAAAAAGAGAAATACAATGACGCGTAAATATTTTGGTACCGATGGCATCCGCGGTCTGGTGGGCACGGCTCCGATCACCCCCGATTTCGTCATGCGCCTCGGCTATGCGGCCGGCAAGGTACTGGCCAAGTCGCAAGGCGGCAAGGCACGCCCGACGGTGCTGATCGGCAAGGACACGCGCATTTCCGGCTACATGCTGGAAGCGGCGCTGGAAGCGGGCCTGTCGGCCGCCGGCGTGGACGTGATGCTGGCCGGCCCCATGCCGACACCGGCGATCGCCTACCTGACGCGGGCGCTGCGCCTGTCGGCGGGTGTCGTCATCTCCGCCTCGCACAATCCCTATCACGATAATGGCATCAAGTTCTTTTCCAGCCAGGGCACCAAGCTGCCCGACAGCGTGGAACTGGAAATCGAAGCGGCGCTCGACGAGCCCATGGCCTGCGTGCCGTCGGACAAGCTGGGCCGCGCCAAGCGCCTGGACGATGCCCAGGGCCGCTACATCGAATTTTGCAAGAGCACCTTCCCGAACGAGTTGGACTTGCGCGGCCTGAAGATCGTCGTCGACTGCGCGCATGGCGCCGCCTACCATATCGCGCCGCACGTGTTCCATGAGCTGGGGGCCGAAGTCATCGCCATCGGCAACAAGCCCGATGGCTTCAACATCAATGCGGGCTTCGGCGCCACGGCAACCAAGGCCATGGCCGAAGCCGTCGTCGAGCACGGTGCGGATCTGGGCATCGCCCTCGATGGCGACGCCGACCGCCTGATCATGTGCGACGCCACGGGTCGCCTGTATAACGGCGACGAGCTGTTGTACGTCATGGTCAAGGACCGGCTGGCAACGGGCCCCGTGGCGGGCGCCGTCGGCACTTTGATGACCAATATGGCGCTGGAAGTATTGTTCAAGCAGCAGGGCATCGGCTTTGCGCGCGCCAAGGTGGGCGACCGCTACGTACTGGAAGTCATGAAGGAAAAGGGCTGGATACTGGGCGGCGAGGGCTCCGGCCATCTGCTGTGCCTGGACCGCCATACGACGGGCGACGGCATCGTTTCCGCGCTGCAAGTCTTGTCCGCGCTCAAGCGCAGCGGCCAGAGCCTGCAGCAATGCCTGGCCGAACTGGTGCTGTTCCCGCAAACCCTGATCAACCTGCGCGTGGCGCCCGGTTTCGACTGGCAGAAAAATGCCGCCATGGTGGCCGAGAAAGAACTCGTCGAGGCCGAGCTGGGCGACACGGGCCGCGTGCTGATCCGCGCCTCGGGCACGGAACCGCTGATCCGCGTGATGGTCGAGGCGAAAGACAAGGACAAGGCCGAGTCGATGGCGCGCCGCATCGCCGACAAAGTCGGTGTGTAAAAGCAAGCGCCGATAGTTTTTTCCATCTAATTCGTCTATGGCAATTGACGAAATTGGATGGGGGCGTTATTATCTTGTCTTCGGAGTGTGGCGCAGCCCGGTAGCGCACCTGGTTTGGGACCAGGGGGTCCAAGGTTCGAATCCTTGTACTCCGACCAAAGTCATAAGCGGGCTGTCAGAAATGACAGCCCGTTTTCTATTCCGCGCTGGCATTTCATTGCTGGCGCGCATGGACTAAAATACTGCACCTTTCCGCCCATCGTTCAACGGATAGGACAACGGTCTTCTAAACCGTGAATGGGGGTTCGATTCCCTCTGGGCGGACCAGTTTCATACTGGCCACGGCTTGCGCCATGCGGCCGCCATCTTTTCTCTTTCCTGTCTGTCAGCACGCGGCCCTAAGGCTGCGCAAACAGCACCTCGCTCAGCAAATACAACAGCGGCACCGCGCACAGCAGCGCCGAGCATAGCGAAACGATTTTTCTGTTGGCCAGTCGGGCCAGACGCAGCCGTTCCCGCACGGGCAAGTGCTGGCGGATCACGCTGCGCGCGCGTGGCTGAAACGGTTGTTCGTGCATGAGTTCTCCCTCGTCGGTCAGCAGTTGATGCTGTCGAGCATAGCGAGGGGCGTCTAAAGATGGTGTAAACAGTGGGCCTGGCGCCGCAAGCGCGGCGTAAAGAGGCGGCTGGCATTGAGGGCGGCAGCGGGCGCTGCTGCGCCGCTGCCGTTATGGGGCTTGTTATTAGGCTTGTTATGGGACTTGCTTTCCCTCGCGGCGGCGTGCCAGGAAGCCCAGCATGCCCAGGCCGGCGAGCAGCATGGCATAGGTTTCAGGTTCCGGCACGGCGGAAATGAAGGCCCTGTAGTTGCTCAGATCTTTGGGCAGGCCCGCCACCGTGAAAGTGGTGCCGGCGGCCACGGGTGCGTCCCAGTGGAACACCAGTTCGCCCTGGCCGAAGTGGATGGCCAGATAGTCATAGGCGGCCGCGCTCGTATAGGAATTGACGCCACCGCTCCAGCCTGCAGTGGTGCCGGCAGTGCAGCCCGAGGTGGCGTTGTCGCAATACGAGACGGCGGCGCCCAGGCTGGTGCCAAACACGCCATTGATGTAACCCTGGACGTCCGAAGGATCCTGTGGCACCAGGTTGTCGTCATAATATTTCACCTGCAGTGCCGGCGATGGCGAATAAGTGACGGTGCTGCCGGCGATGACGAAACCGCTGGCCGGGCCCACATCCACCCAGGTGGCCGCTTGCGCCGCACTTGCCAGTACGGTCATTGCGGCCAGCATGGATGCCTTGATGGCAATGCTCTGTATGCTTTTCATGAAAATCCCCTTGTGCTTGAGACAGTCGCTTCATAATGTCGGGACGCGCCCCTGCATGCCGGGGAAGTCATCCTATTGCCCGTTTTTATCTATTTCCTGTGCGTAGCGAGTACGCAAATGAAAGCTTACTCTTGATGTAAACTAATACAATTTTAATAATTCTATTGGTTTGCTTGACAACATCGCATATGGCTATGTACGGCTGTGCTAACGATAGCCAACATGACGTTGGGAAATGGCGTGACAAGACGCCCCAGTTTGTGCTGGCGGCGCCTTGGGCAGGGGGAGGGGAGGCGGGTGCGTCAGTCGCTGTTGTTGCTGACGCCAAACAGACGGTCTTTGGCGTTGAGCAATTTTTGCACCTTGGCGCCCATTTTCATCAGCTGCGCCATCGATTCGGGCGACAGGCGCTGCAAGTCGTCGAACCAGGTGTTGGCCAGGTCGACCAATTCATACATTTCGCGCATGCGCTCCTGCGCATATTGGTCGACGGGTTCCGTGGCCGGCGCCAGCAGCGATTCGCGCAGCACCGTCAGCGTGGGCGCCACTTCGCGGCGGCGGCGCTCGGCGGCCACCACGCGGAAGATTTGCCACACATCGCCCAGCGAGGAAAAATACTCGCGCCGGTCGCCGGGAATGCGCGACTGGCGTATCAAGCCCCAGCCCTGCAATTCCTTCAAGCCGATGCTCACGTTCGAGCGTGAAAAACTCAGGTGTTCCGCGATTTCGTCTGCGTGCAAAGGATGCTCCGCGACAAACAACAAGGCGTACACTTGCCCCACCGTGCGGTTAAAGCCCCAGCGGCTGCCCATCTCGCCGAAATGGCTGACGAAGGTCAGGATCAGCGGCGTCATGTGGATATTTTGAGTTTTCATAATTATCTGAATTTTTTCACGCCACACCCGCAGGGTCAATTGATATATGTCATGTTTCGCAGTATTATACAAAATATCGAATTTACAGAAAATTCTGAAAACTCAAAAAGTATAGAGATGCCGACCACGCCACTGTCTTTACCCCGCTTTCTCCTTCCCCGCGCCGCCAGCCTGGCGCAAGGTGGCGCCGCCTTGTTGTGGCTGCCACAAGCGGCCTTGCTGGCCTGGGCCGTGCAAGCCATGCTCGATGGCGCGCCGTGGCGCGCGGCCCTGCTGCCGGCCGCTGGCGTGCTGCTGCTGGGCGTGCTGCGCGCAGGCGGCGAAGCGTGGGGCGCGCGGCGCATGTACGCGGCGGCGCGCGCGCACCTGTCCACCTTGCGCGCGCAAGTGGCGCAAGCGCTGGCGCACCGTTCGCCGCTGGACCGCCAGCGCGCGCAGTCGGGCCAGGCGGCCAGCGTCATCGCCGAGCAGGCCGAAGCCATCGTGCCGTACCTGGTGCGCTACAAGCCGGCGCGCTGGAAGGTGATGCTCGTGCCGCTCGTGATCCTGGCCGTCGTCACGCCGCTGTCGTGGATCGCCGCCTTGATCCTGCTCATCGCCGCGCCCCTGATTCCCGTCTTCATGGCTCTGGTGGGCATGGGTGCGCAAGCGGCCAGCCGCGCGCAGATGGTGGAAATGGGCAGCATGAACGCCTTTCTATTGGACCGCCTGCGCGGCCTGGCCACCCTGCGCGCGCTCGACGCCGTCGACGCCACGGCCGAACGGCTCGACGCCTCGTCGCAATCCGTGCGCCGGCGCACGATGGTGGTGCTGCGCATCGCCTTTTTGTCGTCCGCCGTGCTGGAACTGTTTTCCGCGCTGGGGGTGGCCATGGTGGCGGCCTTCATCGGCTTTTCACTGTTGGGCAGCATCAATTTCGGCACCTGGGGCCGTGAGCTGAGCCTGGGGCAGGGCTTGTTCATCCTGCTGCTGGCCCCCGCGTTCTTCGAACCGCTGCGCGAACTGGCCGCCGTCTGGCACGACAAGGCGGCCGGCGAAGCGGGCCTGGCCGGCCTGCACGACCTGGCGGGCGAGGGCGTAGCCCTGCCTGGAGCCGGCGTGGCAGCGGCTGCCGTGTCCGCCGCCGCCATGGCGGTGGCACCGCCACCGGCCGTCGAACTCCATCAACTGCGCTTTGCCCACCCCGGCGAAGCGCCCGTATTCGAGCGCTTCGATTTGACGGTACATGCCGGCGAACACGTGGCCCTGCTGGGCGCCAGCGGCGCCGGCAAGACCACCTTGCTGTCGTTGCTGGCCGGCTTGCTGCCCGCCAGCGGCGGCGAGATCCGCATCGGCGGCGTGCGCCTGACCGACGGCACCGTCAATACCTTGCGCCAGCGCATGGCGTGGATGGGCCAGCGCCCGCACGTGTTTGCCGCGTCCGTCAGCCAGAATGTGACACTGGGCCGGGCAGATGCGAACGCCGCGCAGGTGACGCAGGCGCTGCACCTGGCCGACCTGGCTAGCGTGGCGCAGGCGCAGCCGGCCGTCATGCTCAGCGATGGCGGCCAGGGCTTGTCCGGCGGCGAAGCCGTGCGCCTGGCGCTGGCCCGCGTGGCCCTGCATCCGCATGCCGATTTGCTGCTGGTCGATGAGCCGACGGCCCACCTGGACAGCGAAACGGCGGCGCGCGTCACGGATGCCTTGCTGGAATTGGCCAAGGGCAAGACGATGATCGTTGCCACGCACGACCCCGTGCTGGCCGGCCGGCTGCAGCGCACGGTGCAGGTCGATGCCCTAGCCCTGGCACAGGAGCACGAACAGGAACAGCCGGCATGAAAAATTCACTGATACACAACCCCGTCCTGCGGCAATTGCTGCTGGCCCAACCCGGCAAGCTGATCGCCGGCGCCTTGCTGGCGGCCCTGACGGCGGTGGCCGGCATGGCCTTGCTGGGTTTGTCCGGCTGGTTCATCACGGCCACCTCGATTGCCGGCCTGCATGCCTCTACGGCCATCGTGTTCGACGTGTTCGGCCCGTCGGCCGGCATCCGCCTGCTGGCCATCGGCCGCACGGGCTCGCGCTATGCGGAGCGGCTCGTCACGCACGACGCCACGTTCGCCGCGCTGGCCAGCATCCGCGTGCGGCTGTTCCGTGGCTGGTCGCGCCCGGAAGCGGCCAGCCGCTTGCTGCGCCAGCCCGCCAGGCTGCTGTTCCGCCTGACGGCCGATATCGACGCGCTCGAATCGCTGTACTTGCGCCTGCTGGTGCCAGCTTTTACGGCCCTGTGCGTGGCCTTGCTGGCCGGCGTGGCGCTGGGCGTGATGCAGTGGCAGCTGGGCCTGGGCCTGGCTGCGTGGCTGCTGCTCGCCGGCGGCGGCATCAGCTGGGCCGTGGCGCAGCGTGCCCGCCGTCCCGCCATCGTGCGCTCGCGCGCCATCGAAAAATTGCGTTCCGGCACCATCGACCTGGTGGCCGGTCAGACGGATCTGGTGATGGCGGGCCGCATCGACGCCCAGTGCGCGGCGCTGGCGCAGATCGACCGTTCGCTGGCGCAAGCCGATTTTGCCCTGCTGCGCCTGGAAACGGCGGCCGGCGCCGCGTATGGCGTGGCGGGCAGCGCGCTACTTTCCGGCGTGCTGCTGGCCGTGGCCGCGCTGGTGCAGCAGCAAACGATGAGTGTTCCGCTGGCGGCCTTGGCCCTGCTGATCGCCCTGACGGCCGTGGAACCGTTCGCGGGACTGCGCCGCGGCGCGCTGGAAGCGGGGCGCATGCTGCTGGCCATGCGCCGCCTGGCGCCGCGCCTTGACGGCAATGAGGTGGCGCTGCCGCGCTTTGATGCCGCACCGGGCTTGCGCCTGGAACACGTGAGTGCTGCGCATGCGGGCAGCCAGGTCGCCATCTTGCATGACGTATCGCTGCACATCGCCGACGGCGAGCGCGTGGCCTTGATCGGCCCCAGCGGCGCGGGCAAGTCCACCTTGCTGGCCCTTGCCGCGCGCGAGCTGGCGCCGCTGTCGGGCAAGGTGGCCGCGCCGCGCGCCTGTTTGTTCACGCAGAAGACGGAACTATTTCAGGACAGCTTGCGCGACAACCTGCGCCTGGCGGACCCGTCCGCCAGCGATGCGCAGCTGTGGGCGGCGCTGCAGGCAGCCGGCCTGGACGAGGAAGTGCGCGCGTTTGCGGACGGCCTGGACACCATGCTGGGCGAGGGCGGCCTGGGCTTGTCGGGCGGCCAGGCGCGGCGATTGGCGCTGGCGCGGCTGTTCCTGCACGAATCGAGCTTGTGGCTGCTGGACGAAGCGACCGAAGCGCTCAATGCGCAGGTGGCCATCGACGTCCTGCGGCGCCTGCGCGCGCGCAGCGAAGGACGCAGCTTGCTGATCGCCACCCACTTGCGGCGCGAAGCGGCGCTGGCGGACAGGCTGGTCAGCCTGCGCGATGGCCGCATCGTCGGTGACGCGCGCCGTGGCACAGCCGCCTTCGAGGCGGCGCTAGCGGGATTGCGGGGGGACTGACGGGCAAGCGGTCAGTATTTGAAAGGTAGCAAGTTTACACACAGTAGGGAAACACCAAGGAAATCATATGGACTTCGATATTGTCGCTTTATCCAGACTGCAGTTCGCGCTGACAGCTCTGTACCACTTTATATTTGTTCCGCTGACGATAGGCCTGTCAGTGATCCTCGCCATCATGGAAACGGTTTACGTGATGACGAACCGCCCCATCTGGCGCGACATGACCAAGTTCTGGGGTGTCTTGTTCGGCATCAACTTCGCCATGGGTGTGGCGACGGGCATCGTCATGGAATTCCAGTTCGGCATGAACTGGAGCTACTACAGCCATTATGTGGGCGAC
Above is a genomic segment from Janthinobacterium sp. 64 containing:
- the folP gene encoding dihydropteroate synthase, producing the protein MRHYLQFGRFGFNLSGTQALVMGILNITPDSFSDAGQYQLLEFALSRAEQMMVDGVDIIDIGGESSRPGAPPLPLQDELARVMPVLYALRDCGKPLSVDTYKPEVMREAILAGADMINDINAFRAPGAIDAVQDSDCALCIMHMQNVPETMQAQPQYEDVVREVTDFLRERIDTLTAAGIARERLCVDPGFGFGKTVEQNYALLRATRHLRSELGLPVLAGLSRKSMIGAVTGRPVEQRLAGSVAGALAAVAQGAEIIRVHDVAETVDALKVWRMAH
- the glmM gene encoding phosphoglucosamine mutase gives rise to the protein MTRKYFGTDGIRGLVGTAPITPDFVMRLGYAAGKVLAKSQGGKARPTVLIGKDTRISGYMLEAALEAGLSAAGVDVMLAGPMPTPAIAYLTRALRLSAGVVISASHNPYHDNGIKFFSSQGTKLPDSVELEIEAALDEPMACVPSDKLGRAKRLDDAQGRYIEFCKSTFPNELDLRGLKIVVDCAHGAAYHIAPHVFHELGAEVIAIGNKPDGFNINAGFGATATKAMAEAVVEHGADLGIALDGDADRLIMCDATGRLYNGDELLYVMVKDRLATGPVAGAVGTLMTNMALEVLFKQQGIGFARAKVGDRYVLEVMKEKGWILGGEGSGHLLCLDRHTTGDGIVSALQVLSALKRSGQSLQQCLAELVLFPQTLINLRVAPGFDWQKNAAMVAEKELVEAELGDTGRVLIRASGTEPLIRVMVEAKDKDKAESMARRIADKVGV
- a CDS encoding FxDxF family PEP-CTERM protein; amino-acid sequence: MKSIQSIAIKASMLAAMTVLASAAQAATWVDVGPASGFVIAGSTVTYSPSPALQVKYYDDNLVPQDPSDVQGYINGVFGTSLGAAVSYCDNATSGCTAGTTAGWSGGVNSYTSAAAYDYLAIHFGQGELVFHWDAPVAAGTTFTVAGLPKDLSNYRAFISAVPEPETYAMLLAGLGMLGFLARRREGKQVP
- a CDS encoding GbsR/MarR family transcriptional regulator, which codes for MKTQNIHMTPLILTFVSHFGEMGSRWGFNRTVGQVYALLFVAEHPLHADEIAEHLSFSRSNVSIGLKELQGWGLIRQSRIPGDRREYFSSLGDVWQIFRVVAAERRRREVAPTLTVLRESLLAPATEPVDQYAQERMREMYELVDLANTWFDDLQRLSPESMAQLMKMGAKVQKLLNAKDRLFGVSNNSD
- the cydD gene encoding thiol reductant ABC exporter subunit CydD, producing the protein MPTTPLSLPRFLLPRAASLAQGGAALLWLPQAALLAWAVQAMLDGAPWRAALLPAAGVLLLGVLRAGGEAWGARRMYAAARAHLSTLRAQVAQALAHRSPLDRQRAQSGQAASVIAEQAEAIVPYLVRYKPARWKVMLVPLVILAVVTPLSWIAALILLIAAPLIPVFMALVGMGAQAASRAQMVEMGSMNAFLLDRLRGLATLRALDAVDATAERLDASSQSVRRRTMVVLRIAFLSSAVLELFSALGVAMVAAFIGFSLLGSINFGTWGRELSLGQGLFILLLAPAFFEPLRELAAVWHDKAAGEAGLAGLHDLAGEGVALPGAGVAAAAVSAAAMAVAPPPAVELHQLRFAHPGEAPVFERFDLTVHAGEHVALLGASGAGKTTLLSLLAGLLPASGGEIRIGGVRLTDGTVNTLRQRMAWMGQRPHVFAASVSQNVTLGRADANAAQVTQALHLADLASVAQAQPAVMLSDGGQGLSGGEAVRLALARVALHPHADLLLVDEPTAHLDSETAARVTDALLELAKGKTMIVATHDPVLAGRLQRTVQVDALALAQEHEQEQPA
- a CDS encoding amino acid ABC transporter ATP-binding/permease protein, producing MKNSLIHNPVLRQLLLAQPGKLIAGALLAALTAVAGMALLGLSGWFITATSIAGLHASTAIVFDVFGPSAGIRLLAIGRTGSRYAERLVTHDATFAALASIRVRLFRGWSRPEAASRLLRQPARLLFRLTADIDALESLYLRLLVPAFTALCVALLAGVALGVMQWQLGLGLAAWLLLAGGGISWAVAQRARRPAIVRSRAIEKLRSGTIDLVAGQTDLVMAGRIDAQCAALAQIDRSLAQADFALLRLETAAGAAYGVAGSALLSGVLLAVAALVQQQTMSVPLAALALLIALTAVEPFAGLRRGALEAGRMLLAMRRLAPRLDGNEVALPRFDAAPGLRLEHVSAAHAGSQVAILHDVSLHIADGERVALIGPSGAGKSTLLALAARELAPLSGKVAAPRACLFTQKTELFQDSLRDNLRLADPSASDAQLWAALQAAGLDEEVRAFADGLDTMLGEGGLGLSGGQARRLALARLFLHESSLWLLDEATEALNAQVAIDVLRRLRARSEGRSLLIATHLRREAALADRLVSLRDGRIVGDARRGTAAFEAALAGLRGD